One region of Yersinia bercovieri ATCC 43970 genomic DNA includes:
- a CDS encoding LytR/AlgR family response regulator transcription factor — protein sequence MKAIIVEDEFLAQEELSYLIHQHSHITIEATFDDGLDVLKYLQNHQVDAIFLDINIPSLDGVLLAQNISKFTHKPYIIFITAYKEHAVEAFEIEAFDYILKPYHESRIVTMLQKLEALHQRDGQNREQTSSPTPRAAAHTINLMKDERIIVTDINDIYYAAAQEKVTLVYTRREEFIMPMNITEFCSRLPEEYFFRCHRSYCVNLAKIREIVPWFNNTYILRLSELDFEVPVSRSKIKEFRQLMRL from the coding sequence GTGAAAGCAATCATTGTTGAAGATGAGTTTCTGGCTCAGGAAGAGTTGAGCTACCTGATTCACCAGCACAGCCACATCACCATTGAGGCCACTTTTGACGATGGGTTGGATGTGCTTAAATATCTGCAAAATCATCAGGTTGATGCTATTTTTCTCGATATTAATATCCCGTCACTAGATGGCGTATTACTGGCTCAGAACATTAGCAAATTTACCCATAAACCCTATATTATCTTTATCACCGCCTATAAAGAGCATGCGGTTGAAGCATTTGAGATTGAAGCATTCGACTATATTTTGAAGCCCTACCATGAGTCACGTATCGTCACCATGCTGCAAAAGTTGGAAGCACTGCATCAGCGTGATGGTCAAAATAGAGAGCAAACTAGCAGCCCCACCCCCCGTGCAGCAGCGCATACCATCAATCTGATGAAAGACGAACGCATCATCGTCACTGACATCAATGATATCTACTATGCGGCGGCGCAGGAGAAGGTCACGCTGGTCTACACCCGCCGCGAAGAATTCATCATGCCGATGAATATCACTGAGTTTTGTAGCCGCTTGCCGGAGGAGTATTTCTTCCGCTGTCACCGCTCTTATTGCGTCAATTTAGCCAAAATCCGTGAAATCGTCCCTTGGTTTAACAACACTTACATCCTGCGGCTCAGTGAGTTGGACTTTGAAGTCCCGGTCAGCCGCAGCAAGATAAAAGAGTTTAGGCAACTGATGCGCCTTTAA
- a CDS encoding L-lactate MFS transporter encodes MSSKPVNRWLIVVGTIIVQMGLGTIYTWSLFNQPLGEKFSWSLAAVATTFSITSFSLAIATLFAGRLQERIGIRKLTLISGIILGLGLIASSFATSLGMIYLLAGIVVGFADGTAYITTLSNLIKWFPERKGLISGISVGAFGTGSLLFKYVNASLIANQGVSLAFFYWGIIVMLLVGAGSLLLREKVATPPVANSQPTANAGRDFSVGEMLAVKESYFLFIIFFTACMSGLYLIGIVKDLGVQLAGMDLATAANTVSAIAIFNTAGRIILGALSDKVGRLRVISFTLLVTTLAVSVLTFVPLTHALFFLCVGAIAFCFGGNITVFPAIVGDFFGLKNHSKNYGVIYQGFGLGALAGSFIAARLGGYHATFIVIAVLSVLSLLLTLIIKPPKGAATEAESTIPAPAGPTASSHA; translated from the coding sequence ATGAGCAGTAAACCGGTAAATCGTTGGCTAATCGTTGTAGGTACTATCATTGTTCAGATGGGTCTGGGCACAATCTATACTTGGAGCTTATTTAATCAGCCCTTGGGGGAGAAGTTCAGTTGGTCATTGGCGGCGGTAGCCACCACCTTCTCTATCACCAGTTTCTCTCTGGCTATTGCGACACTCTTCGCTGGCCGCCTGCAAGAGCGTATTGGTATCCGCAAGCTGACACTGATTTCCGGCATCATCCTCGGTTTGGGGTTGATTGCCAGCTCCTTTGCCACCTCGCTGGGGATGATCTATCTGCTGGCGGGGATTGTGGTTGGTTTTGCCGATGGCACCGCCTACATCACCACGCTGTCGAATCTGATTAAGTGGTTCCCGGAACGCAAGGGGCTGATTTCAGGTATCTCCGTCGGGGCATTTGGCACCGGTAGCCTGCTATTTAAATATGTGAATGCCAGCTTAATTGCCAATCAGGGCGTGTCATTGGCATTCTTCTACTGGGGCATTATTGTGATGCTATTGGTTGGGGCCGGCTCTCTCCTGCTGCGGGAGAAAGTGGCCACGCCACCCGTTGCCAACAGCCAGCCAACCGCTAACGCGGGCCGTGATTTTAGTGTTGGTGAGATGCTGGCGGTCAAAGAGTCCTACTTCCTGTTTATCATCTTCTTCACCGCCTGTATGAGTGGCCTATATCTGATTGGTATCGTGAAAGACTTAGGTGTGCAACTGGCAGGGATGGATTTAGCTACAGCGGCGAATACTGTTTCAGCTATCGCCATCTTTAACACCGCCGGACGAATTATTTTGGGGGCGCTATCAGATAAAGTGGGCCGCCTGCGGGTGATTAGTTTCACCTTGCTAGTCACCACCCTGGCGGTCTCCGTGTTGACCTTTGTGCCGCTAACTCACGCCCTATTCTTCCTGTGCGTTGGGGCCATTGCTTTCTGTTTCGGCGGCAATATCACTGTGTTCCCCGCCATCGTCGGCGACTTCTTTGGCCTGAAAAACCACAGCAAAAACTACGGGGTCATCTATCAGGGCTTTGGTTTGGGCGCATTGGCAGGTTCATTTATTGCCGCGCGGCTGGGGGGATATCACGCCACCTTTATCGTCATCGCGGTGCTATCAGTGCTCTCCTTGCTGCTGACTCTCATTATCAAGCCACCAAAAGGTGCCGCCACCGAGGCAGAAAGCACTATTCCCGCCCCTGCCGGCCCCACCGCCAGTAGCCATGCTTGA
- a CDS encoding helix-turn-helix domain-containing protein → MEKRDLFSELVEGMDAWEEANTGKKTLKTHKVSTESSLTLTSEELRHIRETLNISQALFAHYLQAGTATYQNWEQGRAKPNKQAILLIRMVQKDPHTLHTLAELYS, encoded by the coding sequence ATGGAAAAAAGAGATTTATTTTCAGAGTTGGTTGAGGGAATGGATGCATGGGAAGAGGCCAATACGGGTAAAAAAACACTGAAAACGCACAAGGTCTCAACTGAAAGTAGCCTAACACTGACCTCTGAGGAGCTACGTCACATTCGCGAGACTTTGAATATTTCACAAGCGCTGTTTGCTCACTATTTACAGGCGGGAACTGCAACCTACCAGAACTGGGAGCAAGGCCGCGCTAAGCCAAATAAGCAGGCTATTTTGCTGATTAGAATGGTACAAAAAGACCCCCATACCTTGCACACTCTGGCTGAGTTGTACTCGTGA
- the glk gene encoding glucokinase: MTSYALVGDVGGTNARLALCAVATGEISQAKTYSGLEYDSLEDVIRQYLSEHTATITDACIAIACPITDDWVAMTNHTWAFSIAAMKQNLGLNHLEVINDFTAVSMAIPVLSEQDVLQFGGTAPQPGKPIAVYGAGTGLGVAHLVNVDRRWISLPGEGGHVDFAPNSEEEDRILAVLRQELGHVSAERVLSGPGLVNLYRAIVISDARLPENLAPKDVTERALADSCTDCRRALSLFCVIMGRFGGNLALNLSTFGGVYIAGGIVPRFMEFFKASGFRGAFEDKGRFKDFLHDIPVYMITHQQPGLLGAGAYLRQTLGHTLRP; encoded by the coding sequence ATGACGAGCTATGCCCTGGTGGGTGACGTTGGCGGCACTAATGCCCGTTTGGCGCTTTGCGCTGTGGCGACGGGCGAAATATCACAAGCAAAAACATATTCAGGGCTGGAATACGACAGTTTGGAAGATGTTATCCGGCAATACTTGTCAGAGCATACCGCGACGATAACCGATGCCTGTATCGCCATTGCTTGCCCGATTACTGACGATTGGGTGGCGATGACCAACCATACTTGGGCATTTTCGATTGCCGCCATGAAGCAGAATTTGGGGCTGAATCATTTAGAAGTGATCAATGATTTCACCGCGGTATCGATGGCAATCCCGGTGCTGTCCGAGCAAGATGTGCTGCAATTTGGCGGTACTGCACCCCAGCCGGGTAAACCGATAGCAGTGTATGGTGCAGGTACTGGGTTGGGGGTGGCGCATTTAGTTAATGTCGATCGCCGCTGGATAAGCCTGCCGGGTGAGGGCGGGCATGTCGATTTCGCGCCAAATAGCGAAGAAGAGGACCGGATCCTGGCAGTATTGCGTCAGGAACTGGGCCATGTCTCTGCCGAGCGGGTACTCTCTGGGCCGGGGTTGGTTAATCTCTATCGGGCGATCGTTATCTCTGATGCCCGCCTGCCAGAGAATCTGGCACCGAAAGATGTGACAGAGCGGGCGCTGGCGGATAGCTGCACTGACTGTCGCCGCGCATTGTCGCTGTTCTGCGTCATCATGGGGCGTTTTGGCGGCAATTTGGCGTTGAATCTCAGCACCTTTGGCGGCGTATATATCGCGGGCGGTATCGTGCCGCGCTTTATGGAGTTCTTTAAAGCCTCCGGTTTCCGTGGTGCTTTTGAAGATAAAGGCCGCTTCAAAGATTTCCTGCATGACATTCCGGTTTATATGATTACCCATCAGCAGCCGGGATTATTGGGGGCGGGGGCTTATCTGCGCCAGACGCTAGGTCATACCCTTCGTCCTTGA
- a CDS encoding multidrug/biocide efflux PACE transporter, which yields MQVHHKSLSERFIHAIGFEVIAIAICAPVGAWLLDRSILQMGTLTIMLSSVAMLWNIVYNSLFDYFWPVSRVAKTLGVRALHALGFESGFILIGLPIAAYILGVSLLQAFMLEIGFFLFFLPYTICYNWAYDGLRMRIIRARQPAMLAPAAEKGQDTSER from the coding sequence ATGCAAGTTCATCACAAATCTCTCTCTGAACGGTTTATCCATGCTATTGGTTTTGAAGTGATCGCCATCGCGATTTGTGCCCCGGTTGGGGCATGGCTGTTGGATCGTTCAATACTGCAAATGGGAACCTTGACCATCATGCTCTCTTCCGTGGCGATGCTGTGGAATATTGTTTACAACAGTTTGTTCGACTACTTCTGGCCCGTCAGTCGGGTCGCCAAAACCCTGGGGGTGCGAGCGCTCCATGCCCTGGGCTTTGAAAGTGGCTTTATCCTGATTGGCTTGCCGATTGCGGCTTATATATTGGGTGTTTCGTTGCTACAGGCATTTATGTTGGAGATCGGTTTCTTCCTGTTCTTCCTGCCTTACACCATTTGCTATAACTGGGCCTATGACGGTTTACGGATGCGAATTATCCGTGCCCGCCAGCCTGCGATGTTGGCTCCCGCAGCAGAAAAAGGTCAAGACACATCTGAGCGTTAA
- a CDS encoding LysR family transcriptional regulator, giving the protein MHYSPEALIAFVEAAALGSFSAAARKLRKSQSTISTAIANLEADLGLTLFDRQARQPVLTDHGRRVLSHVQEILAASERLDSLSIRLAGQVETRLTFVLSDTYQPTHHEDLLRRFEQRYPDIEFECLIAEDADVIDLLQLRRAHIGVVEVQNSYPPDIAARRLSAQTEMAIFVQADHPLAQLPQVHREQLATTRQLCLNTYNRTERNQPQGLIWSAPSYLMLLEMAEQGFGWAILPRWLVEQYSHRKLVALSTLGWPKMISIDAVWSKKSPPGPAGYWLLEQLTGDIR; this is encoded by the coding sequence ATGCACTATTCTCCTGAAGCTTTGATTGCCTTTGTTGAAGCCGCCGCACTCGGCTCGTTTTCGGCCGCCGCCCGTAAGCTACGCAAAAGTCAGTCGACGATCAGCACCGCCATCGCCAATCTGGAGGCAGATCTGGGGTTGACGCTATTTGATAGGCAGGCGCGTCAGCCAGTGCTGACGGATCATGGCCGCCGAGTGCTGTCCCACGTGCAAGAGATTCTGGCCGCCAGCGAACGGCTGGATTCGCTATCAATTCGTCTGGCAGGCCAGGTTGAAACCCGCCTGACCTTTGTGCTCTCCGACACCTACCAGCCGACACATCATGAAGATCTGCTGCGCCGTTTTGAGCAGCGCTACCCTGATATCGAATTTGAGTGCCTGATCGCCGAAGATGCCGACGTGATTGATCTATTACAGCTCAGACGCGCGCACATTGGTGTGGTGGAGGTGCAAAACAGCTATCCGCCGGACATTGCGGCTCGCCGCTTATCCGCTCAAACTGAAATGGCGATATTTGTGCAAGCTGATCACCCGCTGGCACAGCTGCCCCAGGTTCACCGTGAGCAGTTGGCCACCACCCGCCAACTCTGCCTCAACACCTACAATCGCACTGAACGCAATCAGCCACAGGGATTAATCTGGTCGGCCCCCAGTTATTTAATGTTGCTGGAAATGGCTGAGCAGGGCTTCGGTTGGGCTATTTTGCCTCGCTGGTTGGTTGAGCAATACAGCCACAGAAAACTGGTGGCATTATCGACCCTTGGTTGGCCAAAAATGATCTCTATTGATGCCGTTTGGTCGAAAAAAAGCCCACCCGGCCCGGCAGGCTATTGGTTGTTGGAGCAGTTAACCGGTGATATCAGATAG
- a CDS encoding aldo/keto reductase: protein MVYQAASSRYQEMKYHRCGRSGLMLPAISLGLWHNFGDSTLYENSRNLIHRAFDSGITHFDLANNYGPPPGSAELNFGRILQQDLRPYRDQLIISSKAGYTMWPGPYGDWGSKKYLVASINQSLQRMGLDYVDIFYHHRPDPNTPLEETMAALDLLVRQGKALYIGLSNYPAEQARQAFEILADLGTPCLIHQPKYSLFERWIEADLQNVLDEYGVGSIAFSPLAGGLLTDRYLAGIPQDSRAASNSKFLNPEQLTAEKLTKVRRLNELALARGQKLSQMSLAWVLRDGRVTSALIGASKTSQIDDAMGMLANSEFSAEEISIIEAILV from the coding sequence ATGGTCTATCAAGCAGCGTCCTCCCGCTATCAGGAGATGAAGTATCATCGTTGTGGTCGTAGTGGGCTAATGCTCCCCGCCATCTCTCTGGGCCTGTGGCATAACTTTGGTGACAGCACGCTGTACGAAAATAGCCGTAATCTCATTCACCGTGCTTTTGATAGTGGCATCACTCATTTCGACTTAGCGAATAACTATGGCCCACCTCCCGGCTCTGCTGAGCTGAACTTTGGTCGAATCCTACAGCAGGATCTGCGCCCTTATCGTGATCAGTTGATTATCTCCTCCAAAGCGGGTTACACCATGTGGCCCGGCCCTTACGGTGACTGGGGTTCGAAGAAATATCTGGTCGCTAGCATCAATCAGAGCTTACAACGTATGGGGCTGGATTATGTTGATATCTTCTATCATCACCGTCCCGACCCTAATACCCCATTGGAAGAGACCATGGCCGCCTTAGATCTGCTGGTGCGCCAGGGGAAAGCACTCTATATCGGCTTGTCTAACTATCCTGCTGAGCAAGCGCGTCAGGCATTTGAGATTCTGGCGGATCTGGGTACACCTTGTCTGATCCACCAACCTAAATACTCCCTGTTTGAACGCTGGATTGAAGCCGATCTGCAAAATGTGCTGGACGAATACGGCGTGGGGTCGATAGCCTTCTCCCCACTGGCTGGCGGGTTATTGACGGATCGCTATTTAGCGGGTATCCCGCAGGACTCTCGGGCCGCCAGCAACAGTAAATTCCTTAATCCTGAGCAGCTTACGGCAGAAAAACTGACTAAAGTTCGTCGACTCAATGAGCTGGCGCTTGCCCGTGGGCAGAAACTGTCGCAGATGTCTTTAGCCTGGGTATTACGTGATGGGCGGGTGACCTCAGCACTAATTGGTGCCAGCAAAACCAGCCAGATTGATGACGCCATGGGGATGTTGGCGAATAGTGAATTCAGCGCTGAAGAGATCAGCATAATCGAAGCCATTTTGGTGTAA
- a CDS encoding DUF2502 domain-containing protein yields the protein MLKVAAFQSTMLKLSVVRPRRVKPLLLITILAWLPLIPMANAESIELLPSVTLNIGEQDRSGNYWDGYDWRDRQWWHDHQGRDLGERNRHGHYWDGHRWQGRDWWKKNYYYREGRYWKYDKHYDKHGKKHYQGKKHHQGKGHGHGHHGDD from the coding sequence ATGTTAAAAGTGGCCGCGTTTCAATCGACAATGCTGAAACTGAGTGTCGTAAGACCAAGAAGGGTAAAACCGCTGTTGCTGATAACCATATTAGCCTGGCTACCACTCATTCCGATGGCTAATGCTGAGAGCATTGAGTTATTACCCAGTGTCACTTTAAACATTGGCGAGCAAGATCGCAGCGGTAACTATTGGGATGGTTATGACTGGCGTGACCGCCAATGGTGGCATGATCATCAAGGGCGGGATTTAGGCGAACGTAACCGCCATGGACACTACTGGGATGGACATCGCTGGCAAGGTAGAGACTGGTGGAAGAAGAACTACTATTACCGTGAAGGGCGCTACTGGAAATACGATAAGCACTATGACAAACACGGTAAAAAACATTATCAAGGTAAAAAACATCATCAGGGTAAAGGCCATGGCCACGGTCATCACGGCGATGATTAA
- a CDS encoding Nramp family divalent metal transporter, which produces MLNSRVVDTSRRTSRRVKLSLMGPAFIAAIAYIDPGNFATNIQAGASFGYTLLWVVVWANVMAMLVQLLSAKLGIATGKNLAEHIRDRFPRPVVWAYWVQAEIIVMATDLAEFIGAAIGFKLLLGVTLLEGAVLTGIATFLILMLQNRGQKPIELVVGGLLLFVAAAYIVELIFSQPNIAALGRGMLIPNLPNGNAVFLAAGVLGATIMPHVIYLHSALTQAEGSESKAQRYASTRFDVAIAMTIAGFVNLAMMATAAAAFHFSGYQDVAEIEEAYLTLQPLLGNAAATVFGLSLIAAGLSSTVVGTMAGQVVMQGFVRFYIPMWLRRSVTMLPSFIVILVGIDATQILVMSQVLLSFGIALALVPLLVFTGNKELMGDLVDTKLTQILGKLVVLFVIGLNAYLLISLI; this is translated from the coding sequence ATGCTAAATAGCCGTGTTGTCGATACCTCCCGCCGTACATCAAGGAGAGTTAAACTTTCCCTGATGGGGCCTGCTTTTATCGCCGCCATTGCTTATATTGATCCCGGTAATTTTGCGACTAATATTCAGGCCGGTGCTTCGTTCGGTTATACCTTGCTGTGGGTGGTGGTGTGGGCCAATGTGATGGCGATGTTAGTTCAGCTGCTCTCCGCCAAACTCGGTATTGCGACGGGCAAGAATCTGGCGGAGCATATCCGCGACCGCTTCCCCCGACCCGTGGTTTGGGCATATTGGGTGCAAGCTGAGATTATTGTGATGGCGACCGATCTGGCTGAGTTTATCGGGGCCGCCATCGGCTTCAAATTGCTGCTGGGCGTCACGCTACTGGAAGGGGCGGTGCTAACCGGGATTGCCACTTTCCTGATTCTGATGCTGCAAAATAGGGGGCAAAAGCCTATCGAGTTAGTGGTCGGCGGCTTGCTATTGTTTGTCGCGGCCGCCTATATCGTAGAGCTGATTTTCTCTCAACCCAATATTGCCGCACTTGGTCGTGGGATGCTCATTCCAAATTTACCCAATGGTAACGCCGTATTTTTAGCCGCCGGTGTGCTGGGGGCGACCATCATGCCGCATGTTATTTATCTGCATTCAGCATTGACTCAGGCGGAAGGGAGCGAGTCCAAAGCTCAGCGCTATGCTTCGACCCGATTTGATGTGGCGATTGCGATGACAATCGCCGGTTTTGTCAATCTGGCGATGATGGCAACTGCCGCTGCGGCTTTCCATTTCAGCGGTTATCAGGACGTCGCTGAGATAGAAGAGGCCTATTTGACCCTACAGCCGCTGCTGGGTAATGCCGCTGCCACTGTTTTTGGTTTGAGCTTAATCGCGGCGGGGCTTTCATCGACGGTGGTGGGTACGATGGCGGGGCAAGTGGTGATGCAGGGTTTTGTGCGGTTTTATATTCCAATGTGGCTGCGCCGCTCGGTGACCATGTTGCCCTCCTTTATTGTCATTTTGGTAGGAATAGATGCAACACAGATATTAGTGATGAGCCAGGTATTACTGAGTTTTGGTATTGCGCTGGCACTGGTGCCACTGCTGGTTTTCACCGGTAATAAAGAGTTGATGGGGGATTTGGTCGATACAAAACTCACCCAAATTCTAGGTAAATTAGTCGTCTTATTTGTGATTGGGCTAAATGCTTATCTGCTGATTAGCTTAATTTAA
- a CDS encoding NupC/NupG family nucleoside CNT transporter — MSHILQFALALVVVAILALAICKDRKSIRIRFVIQLLVIEVLLAYFFLHSEAGLGFVKGFAGLFDKLLGFAATGTDFVFGNMGDKGLAFFFLRVLCPIVFISALIGILQYIKVLPIVIRIIGTLLSKVNGMGKLESFNAVSSLILGQSENFIAYKDILGKMSEKRMYTMAATAMSTVSMSIVGAYMSMLDAKFVVAALVLNMFSTFIVLSLINPYKAEDEEELQLSNLHEGQSFFEMLGEYILAGFKVAIIVAAMLIGFIALIAAMNALFSLLFGISFQGILGYVFFPFAWVMGVPTHEALQVGGIMATKLVSNEFVAMMDLQKVASTLSPRSVGILSVFLVSFANFSSIGIVAGAIKGLNEHQGNVVSRFGLKLLYGSTLVSVLSASIAGLVL, encoded by the coding sequence ATGTCCCATATTCTGCAGTTTGCGTTGGCCTTAGTCGTGGTGGCCATATTAGCTTTGGCGATCTGTAAAGATCGTAAAAGTATTCGCATTCGGTTTGTTATTCAATTGCTGGTTATTGAAGTGTTATTGGCGTACTTCTTCCTTCATTCGGAAGCTGGATTAGGTTTTGTGAAAGGATTCGCCGGTCTATTCGACAAATTACTTGGATTTGCCGCTACCGGTACTGATTTTGTCTTTGGCAATATGGGTGATAAAGGTCTCGCATTCTTCTTCCTAAGAGTGTTATGCCCTATCGTCTTTATCTCTGCTCTGATTGGTATTTTGCAATACATCAAAGTGCTGCCGATCGTTATTCGGATTATCGGGACTCTATTATCCAAAGTTAATGGCATGGGCAAGTTGGAATCATTCAACGCCGTCAGTTCATTGATTCTGGGCCAGTCTGAAAACTTCATCGCTTATAAAGACATTTTGGGCAAAATGTCTGAAAAACGCATGTACACCATGGCGGCGACCGCAATGTCGACAGTCTCTATGTCGATTGTCGGTGCTTATATGTCAATGCTGGACGCGAAATTCGTGGTCGCAGCACTGGTGCTTAACATGTTCAGTACCTTTATCGTGTTGTCGTTGATCAACCCGTATAAAGCGGAAGATGAAGAGGAGTTACAACTCAGCAACTTGCATGAAGGCCAAAGTTTCTTTGAAATGCTGGGTGAATATATCCTGGCTGGTTTCAAAGTAGCCATTATCGTTGCTGCTATGTTGATTGGTTTCATCGCATTAATTGCCGCAATGAATGCCTTATTCAGCTTGCTGTTCGGGATTAGCTTCCAGGGGATTCTGGGCTATGTGTTCTTCCCGTTTGCCTGGGTCATGGGCGTACCGACTCATGAAGCTTTGCAAGTCGGTGGCATCATGGCAACCAAACTGGTCTCTAACGAATTCGTGGCAATGATGGATTTGCAGAAAGTCGCATCAACACTGTCACCACGTAGCGTGGGTATTTTGTCCGTATTCCTGGTTTCATTCGCTAACTTCTCCTCTATCGGTATTGTAGCCGGTGCGATTAAGGGTCTGAATGAACATCAAGGCAACGTGGTTTCTCGCTTCGGCCTGAAACTGCTATACGGCTCTACACTGGTCAGTGTGCTGTCCGCCTCTATCGCGGGCCTGGTGCTCTAA
- the gltX gene encoding glutamate--tRNA ligase — MKIKTRFAPSPTGYLHVGGARTALYSWLFTRHLGGEFVLRIEDTDLERSTQEAIDAIMDGMNWLNLDWDEGPYFQTKRFDRYNAVIDQMLEKGTAYRCYCSKERLDELRETQMANGEKPRYDGRCRDSHCTHSADEPSVVRFRNPQEGSVIFDDKIRGPIEFSNQELDDLIIRRTDGSPTYNFCVVVDDWDMEITHVIRGEDHINNTPRQINILKALGAPVPEYAHVSMILGDDGKKLSKRHGAVGVMQYRDDGYLPEALLNYLVRLGWSHGDQEIFSVAEMTELFTLDAVSKSASAFNTEKLQWLNHHYINSLPPEHVAVQLSWHIEQLGLDTRNGPELVEIVKLLGERCKTLKEMAESCRYFYEEFDEFDADAAKKHLRPVARQPLEAVKAKLAAITDWTTENVHNAIQGTADELAVGMGKVGMPLRVAVTGAGQSPGMDVTVHAIGQARSLARIDKALAFISEREAQQQ, encoded by the coding sequence ATGAAAATCAAAACCCGTTTTGCACCCAGTCCTACTGGCTATCTCCATGTCGGTGGCGCACGTACCGCGCTCTACTCCTGGTTATTCACCCGTCATTTAGGCGGTGAATTTGTGCTGCGCATAGAAGACACCGATCTTGAGCGCTCAACCCAGGAAGCTATTGATGCCATTATGGACGGTATGAACTGGCTGAATCTGGATTGGGACGAAGGCCCGTATTTCCAAACTAAACGTTTCGATCGCTACAATGCCGTGATTGACCAAATGTTGGAAAAAGGCACCGCTTATCGTTGCTACTGCTCTAAAGAGCGCCTGGATGAGCTTCGTGAGACTCAAATGGCCAATGGCGAGAAACCTCGCTACGATGGCCGCTGCCGCGATAGCCACTGTACCCACAGTGCTGATGAGCCATCGGTAGTGCGTTTTCGTAACCCGCAGGAAGGTTCGGTCATTTTCGACGATAAAATCCGTGGGCCGATCGAATTCAGCAACCAAGAGTTGGATGACTTAATTATCCGCCGTACTGATGGTTCACCAACCTATAACTTCTGCGTGGTAGTTGATGACTGGGATATGGAGATCACACATGTTATTCGTGGTGAAGACCATATCAACAACACCCCGCGCCAGATTAATATTCTAAAAGCATTGGGAGCACCTGTTCCTGAATATGCCCACGTTTCAATGATCCTCGGTGATGACGGCAAAAAACTCTCTAAACGTCACGGCGCGGTTGGCGTCATGCAATACCGTGATGACGGCTACCTGCCAGAAGCACTGCTGAACTATCTGGTGCGTTTGGGCTGGTCTCATGGTGATCAAGAGATTTTCTCGGTTGCCGAAATGACCGAGCTATTCACACTGGATGCGGTGAGCAAATCAGCCAGTGCTTTCAATACTGAAAAACTGCAATGGTTGAACCATCACTATATCAATAGCTTGCCGCCAGAACATGTTGCCGTGCAGCTGTCGTGGCATATCGAGCAGTTGGGTCTCGATACCCGTAACGGCCCTGAATTGGTTGAAATTGTTAAGCTGCTGGGTGAGCGCTGCAAGACACTGAAAGAGATGGCGGAATCTTGCCGCTACTTCTATGAAGAATTTGATGAGTTCGATGCTGACGCCGCTAAAAAACATCTGCGCCCGGTTGCCCGCCAGCCGCTTGAAGCAGTCAAAGCTAAACTTGCCGCTATCACTGACTGGACCACGGAAAACGTGCACAATGCCATTCAGGGCACTGCTGACGAGTTAGCTGTAGGTATGGGCAAAGTGGGTATGCCGCTGCGTGTTGCCGTCACTGGTGCCGGCCAATCACCGGGTATGGATGTGACCGTTCATGCTATCGGTCAGGCTCGTTCACTGGCCCGAATTGATAAAGCACTGGCCTTTATCAGCGAACGCGAAGCGCAACAGCAATAA
- a CDS encoding nucleotidyltransferase family protein has product MDQQQQIIQWLYADSYRMQALSIARELGLNQWCLAAGFVRNLVWDQLHGHHSPTPLNDIDLVYFDKQNISERHDLQLEAQLRQNAASQHASFPWSVKNQARMHLRSGRQPYRSTEDAISYWVEVETAIGARLKECGDIELVAPWGLDALFTRTITLNPKNGEIDTYHQRITSKGWQQHWPELRLVV; this is encoded by the coding sequence ATGGATCAGCAGCAACAAATCATTCAATGGCTCTATGCTGACTCTTATCGTATGCAGGCATTGTCTATTGCCCGCGAACTCGGGCTAAATCAGTGGTGTCTGGCCGCAGGATTTGTCCGCAATCTCGTGTGGGATCAGCTCCACGGTCATCACTCTCCTACACCACTCAATGATATTGATTTAGTCTATTTTGATAAGCAAAACATCAGCGAGCGGCATGATTTACAGCTAGAGGCGCAGTTACGGCAAAACGCCGCGTCTCAGCACGCCTCCTTCCCCTGGTCAGTAAAAAACCAGGCCAGAATGCACCTGCGCAGTGGTCGTCAGCCCTATCGCAGCACAGAAGATGCCATCAGCTATTGGGTTGAAGTGGAAACGGCGATTGGTGCCAGGCTCAAAGAGTGTGGGGATATCGAATTGGTGGCTCCGTGGGGGTTGGATGCGCTATTTACCCGAACTATTACTTTGAATCCTAAAAACGGTGAAATCGACACCTATCACCAACGAATAACCAGTAAAGGCTGGCAACAACATTGGCCTGAGTTGCGTTTGGTGGTTTAG